In the genome of Pseudomonas sp. P5_109, one region contains:
- the garD gene encoding galactarate dehydratase: MQLIEHSDSPRYIRLHERDNVVIVVNDQGVPAGTEFADGLVTVDFVPQSHKVTLEDIPEGGQVIRYGQVIGYALQPIPRGSWVKEDQLRMPTAPPLDSLPLSTDVPAAQAPLEGFTFEGYRNADGTVGTRNILGITTTVQCVTGVLDHAVKRIKDELLPKYPHVDDVVALTHSYGCGVAITATDAYIPIRTVRNLARNPNLGGEALVISLGCEKLQAGQVMHDNDSSVDLSEPWLYRLQDSSHGFTEMIEQIMGLAETRLKKLDQRRRETVPASELILGMQCGGSDAFSGITANPALGYASDLLLRAGATVMFSEVTEVRDAIYLLTSRAENQEVAQELVREMDWYDRYLAKGEADRSANTTPGNKKGGLSNIVEKSLGSIVKSGSSAINGVLGPGERFKRKGLIFCATPASDFVCGTLQLAAGMNLHVFTTGRGTPYGLAMAPVVKVSTRTELAQRWPDLIDIDAGRIATGRASIEELGWELFHFYLDVASGKKQTWAEQHKLHNDITLFNPAPIT, translated from the coding sequence ATGCAGTTGATTGAACATTCCGACTCGCCGCGCTACATCCGCTTGCACGAGCGGGATAACGTAGTGATTGTGGTCAACGATCAGGGCGTACCAGCCGGTACCGAGTTTGCGGACGGCCTGGTGACCGTGGACTTCGTGCCACAGAGCCACAAGGTCACCCTGGAAGACATTCCCGAAGGTGGCCAGGTAATTCGCTACGGCCAGGTCATTGGCTACGCCTTGCAGCCGATTCCGCGCGGCAGTTGGGTCAAGGAAGATCAACTGCGCATGCCGACCGCGCCACCGCTGGACAGCCTGCCGCTGTCCACCGACGTGCCGGCCGCGCAAGCACCGCTGGAAGGCTTCACCTTCGAGGGTTATCGCAACGCTGACGGCACCGTCGGTACGCGCAACATTCTTGGCATCACCACCACTGTTCAATGCGTGACCGGCGTACTCGATCATGCGGTCAAACGCATCAAGGATGAGTTGCTGCCCAAGTACCCGCACGTCGATGACGTGGTGGCGCTGACCCACAGCTACGGCTGCGGCGTGGCCATCACCGCCACCGACGCGTACATTCCGATCCGCACCGTGCGCAACCTGGCGCGCAACCCGAACCTGGGTGGTGAAGCGCTGGTCATCAGCCTGGGCTGCGAAAAGTTGCAGGCCGGGCAGGTGATGCACGACAACGACAGTTCGGTGGATCTCAGCGAGCCGTGGTTGTATCGCTTGCAGGACTCCAGCCACGGCTTCACCGAGATGATCGAGCAGATCATGGGACTGGCCGAAACCCGTTTGAAAAAGCTTGATCAACGTCGGCGGGAAACCGTGCCGGCGTCCGAGCTGATCCTCGGCATGCAATGCGGCGGCAGTGATGCGTTCTCCGGTATCACCGCCAACCCGGCGCTCGGTTATGCCTCGGACCTGCTGTTGCGGGCGGGTGCGACGGTGATGTTTTCCGAAGTCACCGAAGTGCGCGATGCCATCTATCTGCTGACCTCCCGCGCGGAAAACCAGGAAGTCGCCCAGGAGCTGGTGCGGGAAATGGACTGGTACGACCGCTACCTGGCCAAGGGCGAGGCGGATCGCAGTGCCAACACCACGCCTGGCAACAAGAAGGGCGGGTTGTCGAACATTGTCGAGAAGTCCCTGGGCTCGATCGTCAAGTCCGGCAGCAGCGCGATCAATGGCGTGCTTGGCCCAGGTGAGCGTTTCAAGCGTAAAGGCCTGATTTTCTGCGCGACCCCGGCCAGTGACTTTGTCTGCGGGACGCTGCAGCTGGCGGCGGGGATGAACCTGCACGTGTTCACCACCGGTCGCGGCACGCCTTACGGGCTGGCCATGGCACCGGTGGTCAAGGTCTCGACCCGGACTGAACTGGCGCAACGCTGGCCGGACCTGATCGACATCGACGCCGGGCGCATTGCCACCGGGCGTGCATCGATCGAGGAGCTGGGCTGGGAGCTGTTCCACTTCTACCTGGACGTGGCCAGCGGCAAGAAACAGACGTGGGCCGAGCAGCACAAACTGCATAACGACATCACCTTGTTCAACCCGGCGCCGATCACGTAG
- the kdgD gene encoding 5-dehydro-4-deoxyglucarate dehydratase: MNPQELKSILSAGLLSFPVTDFNAQGDFNRAGYIKRLEWLAPYGASALFAAGGTGEFFSLAASEYSEIIKTAVDTCATSVPILAGVGGSTRQAIEYAQEAERLGAKGLLLLPHYLTEASQDGVAAHVEAVCKSVNIGVVVYNRNVCRLNAPLLERLAERCPNLIGYKDGLGDIELMVSIRRRLGDRFSYLGGLPTAEVYAAAYKALGVPVYSSAVFNFIPKTAMDFYHAIAREDHATVGKIIDDFFLPYLDIRNRKAGYAVSIVKAGAKIAGYDAGPVRAPLTDLTGEEYEMLAALIDKQGAQ; this comes from the coding sequence ATGAATCCACAAGAACTGAAGTCCATCCTCTCTGCCGGTCTGCTGTCTTTCCCGGTCACCGATTTCAATGCTCAGGGCGACTTCAATCGCGCGGGTTATATCAAGCGTCTCGAATGGCTGGCCCCATACGGCGCCTCGGCTCTGTTCGCCGCGGGCGGCACCGGTGAGTTCTTCTCTCTGGCGGCCAGCGAATATTCGGAAATCATCAAGACTGCGGTCGACACTTGCGCCACCAGCGTGCCAATCCTGGCCGGTGTGGGCGGTTCGACCCGCCAGGCCATCGAATACGCACAGGAAGCCGAGCGTCTGGGCGCCAAGGGTCTGTTGCTGCTGCCGCATTACCTGACCGAAGCCAGCCAGGACGGCGTTGCCGCCCACGTTGAAGCCGTGTGTAAATCGGTCAACATCGGCGTGGTGGTCTACAACCGTAACGTCTGCCGCTTGAACGCGCCGCTGCTGGAGCGTCTGGCCGAGCGCTGCCCGAACCTGATCGGCTACAAGGACGGTCTGGGTGACATCGAGTTGATGGTGTCGATCCGTCGCCGCCTCGGTGATCGCTTCAGCTACCTGGGTGGCTTGCCGACCGCTGAAGTCTACGCCGCGGCCTACAAGGCGCTGGGCGTGCCGGTCTACTCCTCGGCGGTGTTCAACTTCATTCCGAAAACCGCGATGGACTTCTACCACGCGATCGCTCGTGAAGATCACGCCACTGTCGGCAAGATCATCGACGACTTCTTCCTGCCGTACCTGGACATCCGTAACCGCAAGGCCGGTTACGCCGTGAGCATTGTCAAGGCCGGGGCAAAAATTGCCGGCTACGACGCAGGTCCTGTGCGTGCGCCACTGACCGATCTGACCGGCGAAGAGTACGAAATGCTCGCCGCGCTGATCGACAAGCAGGGCGCGCAGTAA
- a CDS encoding MFS transporter, whose amino-acid sequence MQSTKPTHVRYLILLMLFLVTTINYADRATIAIAGSSLQKDLGIDAVTLGYIFSAFGWAYVAGQIPGGWLLDRFGSKKIYALSIFTWSLFTVLQGYVGEFGMSTAVVALFMLRFLVGLAEAPSFPGNARIVAAWFPTAERGTASAIFNSAQYFATVLFAPLMGWIVYSFGWQHVFIVMGVIGIIFSGIWLKVIHSPRQHPMINDAEFKHIADNGGMVDMDQDKGKGKKVDGPKWDYIRQLLTNRMMLGVYLGQYCINGITYFFLTWFPVYLVQERGMTILKAGFIASLPAICGFIGGVLGGVISDYLLRKGHSLTFARKAPIIAGLLVSSSIVACNYVDVEWMVVGFMALAFFGKGVGALGWAVVSDTSPKQIAGLSGGLFNTFGNLASITTPIVIGYIISSTGSFKWALVFVGCNALVAVFSYLVIVGPIKRVVLKEPPANGSEAPGKLSQAHS is encoded by the coding sequence ATGCAATCGACCAAGCCGACTCACGTCCGCTATTTGATCCTGCTCATGCTGTTTCTGGTGACCACGATCAACTACGCCGACCGCGCTACCATCGCAATCGCCGGCTCCAGCCTGCAGAAAGACCTGGGCATTGATGCCGTTACCCTCGGCTACATCTTCTCCGCATTCGGTTGGGCCTATGTGGCCGGGCAAATCCCCGGTGGCTGGCTGCTTGACCGTTTTGGTTCGAAAAAAATCTACGCATTGAGCATCTTCACCTGGTCGCTGTTCACCGTCCTGCAGGGTTATGTCGGTGAGTTCGGCATGTCCACGGCGGTGGTTGCGCTGTTCATGCTGCGCTTCCTCGTGGGCCTGGCCGAAGCGCCGTCCTTCCCCGGCAACGCGCGCATCGTCGCGGCCTGGTTCCCGACCGCTGAACGCGGCACCGCCTCGGCGATCTTCAACTCGGCGCAATACTTCGCCACTGTGTTGTTCGCACCGTTGATGGGCTGGATCGTCTACAGCTTCGGCTGGCAGCACGTGTTCATCGTCATGGGCGTGATCGGCATCATCTTCTCGGGCATCTGGCTGAAAGTGATCCACAGTCCGCGCCAGCACCCGATGATCAATGACGCCGAGTTCAAGCACATCGCCGACAATGGCGGCATGGTCGACATGGACCAGGACAAAGGCAAAGGCAAGAAAGTCGACGGTCCGAAGTGGGACTACATCCGCCAACTGCTGACCAACCGCATGATGCTCGGCGTGTACCTGGGCCAGTACTGCATCAATGGCATCACCTACTTCTTCCTGACCTGGTTCCCGGTGTACCTGGTGCAAGAGCGCGGCATGACCATCCTCAAGGCCGGTTTCATCGCTTCGTTGCCGGCGATCTGCGGTTTTATCGGTGGTGTGCTCGGCGGAGTGATTTCCGATTACCTGCTGCGCAAAGGCCATTCCCTGACCTTCGCCCGCAAGGCGCCGATCATTGCCGGCCTGCTGGTTTCCAGCAGCATCGTGGCCTGTAACTACGTGGACGTTGAATGGATGGTCGTCGGCTTCATGGCCCTGGCATTCTTCGGCAAAGGCGTGGGCGCGTTGGGCTGGGCCGTGGTATCCGATACTTCGCCGAAGCAGATCGCCGGCCTGAGCGGTGGCTTGTTCAACACCTTCGGTAACCTCGCGTCCATCACCACCCCGATCGTGATCGGCTACATCATCAGCTCCACCGGTTCATTCAAGTGGGCGTTGGTGTTCGTCGGTTGCAACGCTTTGGTCGCGGTGTTCAGCTATCTGGTCATCGTCGGCCCGATCAAACGCGTGGTGCTCAAAGAGCCACCAGCGAACGGTTCTGAAGCCCCTGGCAAATTATCTCAAGCGCATTCCTGA
- a CDS encoding ABC transporter ATP-binding protein/permease — translation MNQNAEYSAVNDAVRGQFFRKVWAMITPYWRSEEKAKAWTLLIAVIALSLISVGISVWFNTWYKDFYNALQKKDEAAFWQLILYFCAIAAVAIVGAVYRLYLTQMLTIRWRAWLTEKHFARWLADKNYYQLEQGGYTDNPDQRISEDLNNFTSNTLELGIGLLRNIVSLVSFSIILWGVSGSIEVFGITIPGYMFWCVLVYAVVGSWLTHLIGRRLIGLNNQQQRFEADLRFSMVRIRENAESIALYNGEPNENRRLSNRFGMVWHNFWDIMKVSKRLTFFTAGYSQAAIIFPFIVASPRYLAGKIELGELMQISSAFGNVQESFSWFISAYQSLASWRATCDRLLSFHQAMTDNEERAPAIDVQNSGSALKVHNLGLDLAEGRHLLTNADMTVEEGERVMLSGRSGSGKSTLLRAMGHLWPAGHGSIRLPAARYLFLPQKPYLPIGTLRDVLSYPQPGDTYPNERYVQVLETCRLPHLVARLDEANHWQRMLSPGEQQRLAFARALLYAPQWLYMDEATSAMDEEDEATLYQALIDELPGLSIVSVGHRSSLKRFHPRHVRIENGHLVDQAVTA, via the coding sequence ATGAATCAGAACGCTGAGTATTCCGCGGTCAACGACGCCGTGCGCGGGCAGTTTTTTCGCAAAGTGTGGGCGATGATCACGCCTTACTGGCGCAGTGAAGAGAAGGCCAAGGCCTGGACGCTGCTGATCGCGGTGATTGCGCTGTCGCTGATCAGCGTGGGGATCTCGGTGTGGTTCAACACCTGGTACAAGGACTTCTACAACGCCCTGCAAAAGAAGGACGAGGCGGCGTTCTGGCAGTTGATCCTGTACTTCTGCGCGATTGCCGCGGTGGCGATCGTCGGCGCGGTGTACCGGCTCTATCTGACCCAGATGCTGACGATCCGCTGGCGGGCATGGCTGACTGAAAAGCACTTTGCGCGCTGGCTCGCCGACAAGAATTACTACCAGCTGGAACAGGGCGGTTACACCGATAACCCGGACCAGCGGATTTCCGAAGACCTCAACAACTTCACCTCCAACACCCTTGAGCTGGGTATCGGGCTGCTGCGCAATATCGTCAGCCTGGTGTCGTTCTCGATCATTCTGTGGGGCGTGTCGGGCAGTATTGAAGTGTTCGGCATCACCATTCCCGGCTACATGTTCTGGTGCGTACTGGTTTACGCGGTGGTCGGTAGCTGGTTGACGCATTTGATCGGTCGTCGCCTGATCGGCCTGAACAACCAACAACAACGCTTCGAAGCCGACCTGCGTTTCTCCATGGTGCGAATTCGCGAGAATGCCGAAAGCATCGCGTTGTACAACGGCGAGCCGAACGAAAATCGCCGGTTGAGCAATCGCTTCGGGATGGTCTGGCATAACTTCTGGGACATCATGAAGGTGTCCAAGCGCCTGACGTTCTTCACCGCCGGTTACAGTCAGGCCGCCATCATCTTCCCGTTCATCGTTGCCTCGCCGCGTTATCTCGCCGGCAAGATCGAACTCGGCGAACTGATGCAGATCAGCTCGGCGTTCGGCAATGTGCAGGAAAGCTTCAGCTGGTTCATCAGTGCGTACCAGAGCCTCGCCTCCTGGCGCGCCACCTGCGATCGTCTGCTCAGCTTCCATCAGGCCATGACTGACAACGAAGAGCGTGCGCCGGCCATCGACGTACAGAATTCGGGCTCGGCGCTGAAGGTGCACAACCTCGGCCTCGATCTGGCTGAAGGTCGTCACCTGCTGACCAACGCCGACATGACCGTGGAGGAGGGCGAGCGTGTGATGCTCAGCGGTCGTTCCGGCAGCGGCAAGTCGACCTTGCTGCGGGCGATGGGACATCTGTGGCCGGCCGGCCACGGCAGTATTCGCCTGCCGGCGGCGCGCTACCTGTTCCTGCCGCAAAAGCCGTATTTGCCGATTGGCACCTTGCGTGATGTCCTTAGTTATCCCCAGCCCGGCGATACCTACCCGAACGAACGCTACGTGCAGGTGCTGGAAACCTGTCGCCTGCCGCACCTGGTTGCTCGTCTCGACGAAGCCAACCACTGGCAGCGCATGTTGTCGCCGGGTGAGCAGCAGCGCCTGGCCTTTGCCCGTGCACTGCTCTATGCGCCGCAATGGCTGTACATGGACGAAGCGACTTCGGCGATGGACGAAGAGGACGAGGCCACGTTGTATCAGGCGTTGATCGATGAGTTGCCGGGGCTGAGCATTGTCAGCGTCGGCCATCGCAGCAGCCTGAAGCGCTTCCATCCGCGGCATGTTCGTATCGAGAATGGCCATCTGGTGGACCAGGCGGTGACCGCATAA
- a CDS encoding aldehyde dehydrogenase family protein — translation MADSKRFDNYINGEWVAGGDYSTNINPSELTDAIGDYAKADLAQVHAAIDAARAAFPAWSTSGIQARHDSLDKVGTEILARREELGTLLAREEGKTLPEAIGEVTRAGNIFKFFAGECLRLSGDYLPSVRPGVNVEVTREALGVVGLITPWNFPIAIPAWKIAPALAYGNCVVLKPADLVPGCAWALAEIISRAGFPAGVFNLVMGSGRVVGDALVHSPKVDGISFTGSVGVGRQIAVSCVSRQAKVQLEMGGKNPQVILDDADLKQAVELSVQSAFYSTGQRCTASSRFIVTAGIHDQFVEAMAERMKSIKVGHALKAGTDIGPVVSQAQLEQDMKYIDIGQSEGARLVSGGGLVTCDTEGYFLAPTLFADSEASMRISQEEIFGPVANIVRVADYEAALAMANDTEFGLSAGIATTSLKYANHFKRHSQAGMVMVNLPTAGVDYHVPFGGRKGSSYGSREQGRYAQEFYTVVKTSYIGS, via the coding sequence GTGGCTGATTCAAAGCGTTTTGATAACTACATCAACGGCGAATGGGTTGCTGGTGGCGACTATTCGACCAACATCAACCCGTCCGAACTGACCGATGCCATCGGCGATTACGCCAAGGCTGACCTGGCTCAGGTTCACGCCGCCATCGACGCCGCCCGTGCCGCGTTTCCGGCCTGGTCCACTTCCGGCATTCAGGCGCGTCACGATTCCCTGGACAAAGTCGGTACTGAGATCCTCGCCCGTCGCGAAGAGCTCGGCACCCTGCTGGCCCGGGAAGAGGGCAAGACCCTGCCTGAAGCCATCGGCGAAGTGACCCGCGCCGGTAACATCTTCAAGTTCTTCGCTGGTGAATGCCTGCGACTGTCCGGCGACTATCTGCCGTCGGTGCGTCCGGGCGTCAATGTTGAAGTCACTCGCGAAGCCTTGGGCGTGGTCGGTCTGATCACCCCGTGGAACTTCCCGATTGCCATTCCGGCGTGGAAAATCGCCCCGGCCCTGGCCTACGGCAACTGCGTCGTGCTGAAACCCGCGGACCTGGTTCCGGGTTGCGCATGGGCCCTGGCCGAAATCATCTCCCGCGCGGGCTTCCCGGCCGGCGTGTTCAACCTGGTGATGGGCAGCGGTCGCGTAGTTGGCGATGCGCTGGTCCACAGCCCGAAAGTCGACGGCATCAGCTTCACCGGTTCAGTGGGTGTCGGTCGTCAGATCGCCGTGAGCTGTGTGTCGCGTCAGGCCAAGGTCCAGTTGGAAATGGGCGGCAAGAACCCGCAGGTCATTCTCGACGATGCCGATCTCAAGCAAGCGGTCGAACTGTCGGTACAGAGCGCGTTCTACTCCACCGGCCAGCGTTGCACCGCATCGAGCCGCTTCATCGTCACCGCTGGCATCCACGACCAGTTCGTCGAAGCCATGGCCGAGCGCATGAAGTCGATCAAGGTCGGCCATGCGTTGAAGGCTGGCACCGATATCGGTCCGGTGGTCTCGCAAGCGCAACTTGAACAAGACATGAAGTACATCGACATCGGCCAGTCCGAAGGTGCGCGCCTGGTCAGCGGCGGTGGTCTGGTGACGTGCGACACCGAGGGGTACTTCCTCGCGCCAACCCTGTTTGCCGACAGCGAAGCGTCGATGCGCATCAGCCAGGAAGAAATCTTCGGCCCGGTGGCCAACATCGTCCGCGTCGCCGATTACGAAGCTGCGCTGGCCATGGCCAACGACACCGAGTTCGGTCTGTCGGCGGGCATTGCCACGACCTCGCTGAAGTACGCCAACCACTTCAAGCGCCACTCCCAGGCCGGGATGGTGATGGTCAACCTGCCGACCGCCGGTGTGGATTACCACGTTCCGTTCGGTGGGCGTAAAGGTTCATCCTATGGATCACGTGAGCAAGGTCGCTATGCGCAGGAGTTCTACACGGTCGTGAAGACCAGCTACATCGGTTCGTAA
- a CDS encoding septal ring lytic transglycosylase RlpA family protein produces the protein MKRLLGACALLSLLAGCASTDTVDPHGYDKTGVASYYGAKHQGKRTASGERFDKNSMTAAHRQLPFGTRVKVTNLNNDKSCVVRINDRGPHTRGRLIDLSHEAAERLGMLRSGTARVRVQALDD, from the coding sequence ATGAAACGTCTGCTCGGCGCCTGCGCCCTCCTCTCGCTGCTCGCCGGTTGCGCCAGCACCGACACCGTCGACCCGCACGGCTACGACAAAACCGGCGTGGCTTCGTACTACGGTGCCAAACACCAAGGCAAACGCACCGCCAGTGGCGAGCGTTTCGACAAGAATTCCATGACCGCCGCCCATCGCCAGCTACCCTTCGGTACGCGGGTGAAGGTGACCAACCTGAATAACGACAAATCCTGCGTGGTACGCATCAATGATCGTGGGCCGCACACCCGTGGCCGTCTGATCGATCTGTCCCACGAAGCCGCCGAACGCCTGGGCATGCTGCGCAGCGGCACCGCACGGGTTCGCGTGCAAGCCCTCGACGACTGA
- a CDS encoding AEC family transporter, translating into MLAIFLETLNITAPVFAMLFLGVLLKRIDWINDNFIHTASALVFNVTMPALLFLGILHADLHAALQPALLIYFSVATLVCFAIAWGWAIWKCPREDRGIYTQGAFRGNNGVIGLALAASMYGDYGISLGAILAALVILFYNTLSTIVLAVYSPVIKSDPWSICKSVFSNPLIISVIAAAPFAYFKIGLPGWLETSGQYLAQTTLPLALICIGGTLSLAALRKSGNMALSSSLVKMIGLPVLATLGAWLWGFRGAELGILFLYFGSPTAAASFVMARAADGNHELAAAIIVITTLMAAVTTNIGIFFLQWGGWI; encoded by the coding sequence ATGCTGGCAATTTTCCTCGAAACCCTGAACATCACCGCGCCGGTGTTTGCCATGCTGTTTCTGGGGGTGCTGCTCAAACGCATCGACTGGATCAACGACAACTTCATCCATACCGCGTCGGCACTGGTATTCAACGTCACCATGCCGGCGTTGCTGTTTCTGGGCATCCTGCATGCCGACCTGCATGCCGCGTTGCAGCCGGCGCTGCTGATCTACTTTTCCGTGGCGACCCTGGTGTGTTTTGCCATCGCCTGGGGCTGGGCGATCTGGAAGTGCCCGCGCGAAGATCGCGGGATCTACACCCAGGGCGCTTTTCGCGGCAACAACGGTGTCATCGGCCTGGCGCTGGCGGCCAGCATGTACGGCGACTACGGGATTTCCCTCGGGGCGATTCTCGCGGCGCTGGTGATCTTGTTCTACAACACCCTCTCGACCATCGTGCTGGCGGTGTACAGCCCGGTGATCAAGTCCGATCCGTGGAGCATCTGCAAAAGCGTGTTCAGCAACCCGCTGATCATCAGCGTGATTGCGGCTGCACCGTTCGCCTATTTCAAGATCGGCTTGCCGGGGTGGCTGGAGACCTCCGGCCAGTACCTGGCGCAAACCACCTTGCCACTGGCGCTGATCTGCATCGGCGGCACGCTGTCCCTGGCGGCATTGCGCAAAAGCGGCAACATGGCCCTGAGTTCAAGCCTGGTGAAGATGATCGGCCTGCCCGTGCTGGCGACACTGGGTGCATGGCTGTGGGGCTTTCGCGGAGCGGAACTGGGGATTCTGTTTCTGTATTTCGGCAGCCCGACCGCCGCCGCCAGTTTCGTCATGGCCCGGGCGGCCGATGGCAATCATGAGCTGGCGGCGGCGATTATCGTGATCACCACGTTGATGGCGGCGGTCACCACCAACATCGGGATTTTCTTTTTGCAGTGGGGCGGGTGGATCTAG
- a CDS encoding carboxymuconolactone decarboxylase family protein — MTENKKTGVEVRRQVMGDAFVDRALGNATEFTQPLQDFVNEHAWGGVWNREGLPLKTRSLITLAALTALKCPQELKGHVRGALNNGCTVEEIREALLHCAVYAGVPAAIDAFRAAQEVIDSYQKPE; from the coding sequence ATGACCGAGAATAAAAAAACCGGCGTTGAAGTTCGTCGCCAAGTGATGGGCGACGCCTTCGTCGACCGCGCACTGGGCAACGCCACCGAGTTCACCCAGCCGCTGCAGGACTTCGTCAATGAACATGCCTGGGGCGGCGTGTGGAATCGCGAAGGCCTGCCGCTGAAGACCCGCAGCCTGATCACCCTCGCTGCCCTGACCGCACTCAAGTGCCCGCAGGAATTGAAAGGTCACGTGCGTGGCGCGCTGAACAACGGTTGCACCGTGGAGGAAATTCGCGAGGCGCTGCTGCATTGTGCGGTGTATGCCGGTGTGCCGGCGGCGATCGATGCGTTTCGGGCGGCGCAGGAAGTGATCGACAGCTATCAAAAACCTGAGTGA
- a CDS encoding FadR/GntR family transcriptional regulator, whose translation MENLNDTPRLPRKRRSLAQELVTVLSEQIRDGHLKRGDKLPTESAIMDAHGVSRTVVREAISRLQAAGQVETRHGIGTFVLDTPSPSGFRIDPATVVTLRDVLAILELRISLEVESAGLAAQRRSPEQLANMRAALDALNESAAHASDAVASDFAFHLEIALSTGNRYFTDIMTHLGTSIIPRTRLNSARLAHDDQQHYMGRLSREHEEIYDAIARQDSDAARAAMRLHLTNSRERLRHAHEEAEAQRG comes from the coding sequence ATGGAAAACCTCAACGACACACCACGCCTCCCTCGCAAGCGCCGCAGCCTCGCTCAGGAACTGGTGACGGTGCTGTCCGAGCAGATCCGCGACGGTCATCTCAAGCGTGGCGACAAGTTGCCTACCGAGTCGGCCATCATGGATGCCCATGGTGTCAGCCGCACGGTGGTGCGCGAGGCGATTTCCCGTTTGCAGGCGGCAGGGCAGGTGGAAACCCGCCACGGTATCGGCACCTTCGTGCTCGACACGCCGAGCCCGAGCGGTTTCCGTATCGACCCGGCGACCGTGGTGACCTTGCGCGATGTGCTGGCGATCCTGGAACTGCGCATCAGCCTGGAAGTGGAATCTGCCGGGCTGGCGGCGCAACGTCGCAGTCCGGAACAGTTGGCCAACATGCGCGCCGCCCTCGATGCGTTGAACGAAAGTGCCGCCCACGCCAGTGACGCCGTGGCTTCGGACTTCGCTTTCCACCTCGAAATCGCGCTGTCCACCGGCAACCGCTATTTCACCGACATCATGACCCACCTGGGCACCAGCATCATTCCGCGCACTCGGCTGAACTCCGCGCGCCTGGCCCATGACGACCAGCAGCACTACATGGGTCGCCTGAGCCGTGAGCACGAGGAAATCTACGACGCCATTGCCCGCCAGGATTCCGATGCGGCGCGTGCGGCCATGCGCCTGCACCTGACCAACAGCCGTGAGCGGTTGCGTCATGCCCATGAAGAGGCTGAGGCGCAGCGCGGCTGA
- a CDS encoding calcium/sodium antiporter has protein sequence MIELLSGLLLLIVGAELMVRAAVRIAARLHIRPLIIGLTIVALGSSAPQMAVSLQATLAHNADIAVGSVIGSSIFNILVTLGLSALIIPLRVSRQLVRLDIPLMIGASLLVFVLAWNEELTRADGVMLLAALAIYLGLLLRQSRHSARPVSSHDHHAQAPWLSSLLMIVAGLAMLVYAGHLLLGAAVAVATDLGLSERIIGLTIVAVSTSLPELATSLIAAMRGEREIAVGNVIGSNLFNLLGVLGFTALVAPSPLSVSPNALDFDLPVMLGVAALCLPVFYSGYRVTRAEGLLFLGLYLAYGLHVVSFTTGMPLAGKLEHLMLFFVLPALVAFLLFTSLRAWRRQHHKKEAP, from the coding sequence GTGATCGAATTGCTCAGCGGATTGCTCCTGCTGATTGTCGGCGCCGAATTGATGGTCCGCGCCGCCGTCCGCATTGCCGCGCGGCTGCACATACGTCCGCTGATCATCGGCCTGACCATCGTCGCCCTCGGCAGCAGCGCACCGCAGATGGCGGTCAGCCTGCAAGCGACCCTGGCGCACAACGCCGACATCGCCGTCGGCAGTGTGATCGGCAGCAGCATTTTCAACATCCTCGTCACACTTGGGTTATCCGCGCTGATCATTCCTCTGCGAGTTTCCCGGCAACTGGTGCGCCTGGATATTCCGCTGATGATCGGCGCCAGCCTGTTAGTCTTCGTACTCGCCTGGAATGAAGAGCTGACCCGTGCCGACGGCGTGATGTTGCTGGCGGCACTGGCGATTTACCTGGGCCTGTTGCTGCGCCAGTCACGACATTCGGCGCGGCCGGTATCGAGCCACGACCACCACGCGCAAGCACCCTGGCTGAGCAGCCTGCTGATGATCGTCGCCGGGCTGGCGATGCTGGTATACGCCGGACACTTGCTGCTGGGGGCCGCCGTTGCGGTCGCCACCGATCTTGGGTTGTCGGAACGGATCATCGGCCTGACCATCGTCGCCGTCAGCACCTCACTGCCTGAACTTGCCACTTCGTTGATCGCCGCAATGCGCGGCGAGCGCGAAATTGCCGTGGGCAACGTGATTGGCAGCAACCTGTTCAACCTTTTGGGCGTGCTCGGCTTTACCGCGCTGGTGGCGCCGTCGCCGCTGTCGGTGTCGCCCAACGCCTTGGATTTCGACCTGCCGGTGATGCTCGGCGTCGCGGCGCTGTGCCTGCCGGTGTTCTATTCCGGCTACCGGGTGACCCGCGCCGAAGGCCTGCTGTTTCTGGGTTTGTACCTGGCGTATGGGCTGCACGTGGTGTCGTTCACCACCGGCATGCCACTGGCCGGCAAGCTCGAACACTTGATGCTGTTTTTCGTCCTGCCGGCGCTGGTGGCATTTTTGCTGTTCACGTCGCTACGCGCCTGGCGTCGCCAACACCATAAAAAGGAAGCCCCATGA